Part of the Nicotiana tabacum cultivar K326 chromosome 20, ASM71507v2, whole genome shotgun sequence genome, tttagtttaaaatttcaggacaaaataagtacttgctaatctctaaatagcatccTGAGAATGACTATTTGTGCACTTGCCCCTCCCTGGACCCCACGCATAGCGGAACCTTAGTGTACCgactgctttttttttttttacacttattttcttatatctctcttttctgttttttccctgcttttctattttcctttttttttttccgcGAAAACCGGGGGAGGAAGGGGGTGGTAAAGCTGTTGATCTCAAGACCTGTATGTTCCATCAAAGTACACATTTCCACCATTTTGAGAAGAACAAACAAATTGAATAAACCTTTTGAACGAACAAATATTGGAGAAGACAAAAAATTTCCAGTTACTTGCAGGAAAAATTGCTCCCAAAATAGCAGGGCTTAAATGTAAGCCAGCAAAACAAAGGAATCTACTTACAAAACCTAACCAACAACTAAATAACCTCGAAGGGGCAATCGTATACCTCTCAACGTAGGCGCCTTTGATCTATAAACAGATACATACACTTGCTTTAGCAAGGCCTTTTAGTTGTGTAAAATAGTAACTATACCCTATCTTCAGCCGACTCTCCACTATGGTGTGTACCTTGACTAAAAAAATCGGAACTAAAATCTGGACTACCAAATGCCATCCTTCGAAACAATCTTATTTCTGCAGATTGTTCTGCAGTGTTATATATTGTACTTTCCCCGACTTTCATTCCATTTGACAGATCAGAAATAGACAAACTATCAAAAGCTCTCACGATCTGCAAAGAATAAGAACGATTGGAACGTAAATTCCTCTTCATGACAAGTCTTAACGGTGTTTCAGGTGATAAGATTTTTAGTGAAATAAAGAATCGGTTACCTGTCCCATTCCTGGTCTCTTTGCAGCCGAGTGGCGCACACAAGCTGCAGCTGCTTCAATCAGTTGAAACATCTCGGTGGCAACATAATTCCTCTCGAGGCGTGGATCTGCCAACTGATCAAATTCCCCTTTCTCGAGTGCATGAATAAACAAAGGCCGAgcctggaaaagaaaaaaagatcaaATTGCAGCATGACTCAAAAAGTTTTACATTGACACGACTGCAAAACAGTGTTAGGCTGATTCGAAGTTAGGTCTGGTGATTAGTACCAGAATTCAGTTCTAACCGAAAGAGTTATTATTTTCAGAAACTTCCTAAAGAGAAGAATGACTGCCATACTTTGTTAGGAAATACAGCTGTAAATTAGGCTACTGACTACAAAAGGAAccaaatgaaatgaaaattatttttagcgGAAGCCTTCTGCTCGGAGTAATATCCATGAAATGAAATTTAAGTAGACAACTTCTTGGGATTTTTGGTTGTTGCAAAGCAACTAAAAACCTCAAAATTTCAGGTGAAGAAAAACTAATGACGGAAATTGAGACAGTTGTATCATAAAACAGAAGTATAAGAAATGATTGCAGAATAATTGCAAAAAGCTGGCCTTCTCAGATCTAGGTGAACGAAATTTAAGAGTGCCTAGGAAATACAGTATCTCCAACACATTCGGCTATGCTCAATCAAGATGGTAAAATCTTGAGACTCTTATTTATAAAACAAGAGATTCTCCTTCAAGGCATGTCAAGTGTCAACTATAAACTACAATCCTGTTCCAGTACGAAAAACAGCGAAAAACAGCTGTTAATCACAACGGGCAGAACATGCTTATCAAATATATGGACTCAAATGGATCCTTACAATATGGAAACACTCCAACAATGAAGCACCATCTGTGTAATTAGTACACAACCAAACTGACCTAAGATTTTCTCTCACCCACTCAGTCAAGTAAGCTGCAAATAAGTAAACATCAAATCTGTCTCCATCCTTTTCTTGCTTTCTCAATATCACTAAAGGATATTAAAAAGTACCACTCTTCATGAACATGAAGAGCAGCATTTTCAGCAATTTCTACTTGGTCATTGCTTTAACTGTAGCTTTTGGACACCAAAATTCCCTGGATTTGTTTTGCTCCAAGATATCTTATTTGTGCCCTACACCATCAAATCCCCCCCTGATAAGCCTAAAATTAAGGATTAAATTGGAAACGACATCTTTCCTAGAACATGTAGAGGGGCTacaaggtgattttaacaaatcCCAGAGATTTCATGAACACAGATGCCAGCTATTACAGGATACAATGCATGATCGTAGGGGAATCATCAGGATTCTTTAAGGTGCATCCACTTCCAAACTGTCCTCTGAACTTTCTCAATCTTACAAGCAAAAACAAGGACAACCTCACTGCCATTTATAGAAAAGAGCAGCTCTTATCCATTGAAATGGCAGTGAGTAGGCAACTATATGGTAGGTCTAACGATAAACAAGTTCTGTTGCAACAGTCTATTCCCtaaagttgaaaattatatgcaCACACACTTTCCATAGGCAAATATTTGATAGTATTTCCACCCAAAGTTTTCCAGGATAGAGGtctgaatttcttttaaaagaactTATAGCAGAGAAACCTCGTGCTACTCAGAACATTGGCTGGCTGGTGTGATAGAACAAAGAAAcctaaaagatttttttttgaagaGGTGCGACTAGACGCTTGCTGCATAGTAGCAGTGTCGCACTAAGTTCTTGTGCGGGGAAAATGACAGGATgaatcaccaaatcttatttaACATGAGATGCAAAGGTTGTCCTAGCGAAATGGACACAAACAGTACTTATACTGCAGATGCAGATACGTTAACTTGTAACTACAATAAATAACCAGAACATAATTCTCACATAATATGGAGAGAAGGTgatgaaagagagagagaaagaagagattGGTTTGGCTACAAACATACCCACTCAACTAGACTCTCCTCCCCTAAAGGCTGAGATGTATCAACAGGCTTCCGTCCAGTAATTAGCTCCAGAAGCACAACCCCAAAAGAATATACGTCGGATTTTTCAGTCAGCTTGCCGCTTGATGCATATTCAGGAGCCATGTAGCTGAAAGGATCCAAGGAATTAGAATAGACACATAGAAAGAAGGAATGTAGTGCATTATTTCCTATTATCCAATTAGTGTTAATTTTGGTGCAGGAACATACCCAAATGTTCCAACAACACGTGTTGTAACATGAGTTTTTGCATCCTGAGCTAATTTAGCTAAACCAAAATCAGAAACCTGTGGAAAAAAAAGAATTGTAAGGCAGTTTGCGAGTCAAAGAATGTGAATAATGGAGTTTGAGGATGTTGACATACCCGAGCCTCGAAATTACTATCCAAAAGAATGTTTGATGATTTAATGTCTCTGTGGATAATTCGAGGATTGCCTGTCATCACCAAGAGAATGAACAACACAAAAGAAGAGTGATAATAATGAAATCCATAGTTAAagaatgcaaaaaaaaaaggttaaagAATGATAAATAGAATAAGTGCATCGCGTAAATATtacaggcaacaagaacaaagggGTTGTGTATTACAAATCAGACCAATGGAATAAACAAAGAGAATATAATCAACCATAACTATAAGACTAAAGGAAGAGAAAGAAAGTTACAATCTTCATGCAGATAAGCTATTCCACGAGCTGCACCAACAGCAATCTTAACACGTGTTGTCCAATCCATAACAGGCCTTCCAGCCGCTGTAAATTTCATGTATCCACATCTAGTTTTAGTGACCAAATGTCAAAAGtgagtttgaaagaaaaataaaagatttgtATTTACCATGAAGATGAAAGTAAAGGGTGTTATTTGGGACATAGTCATAAACAAGGAGCCTTCTACTCTCAGAAATGCAATAACCTACAAGGGAAACCAAATGGCGATGGTGTACTCTACTGATGATTTCAACTTCAGCTCTGAACTCCCGGTCTCCCTGGCGCCCACCAATATCTAGTTGCTTTACTGCGACGTCCCTCCCATCTTCTAGATATCCTTTGTATACAGAACCAAATCCACCTGCCCCCAACAAATTCTCAGCCGAGAAGTCATTAGTAGCCTTAACTAGTTCTTCATAGGTAAACCATATCTTTGAACTTCCCAATCCACCAGATCCTGCAGGAGAAATTAGGAAATTGGAGCCAGTTCCGTTTCCAGTCCCAGGTGTTGATTCTTGTATCTTCAATAAGACAGACTCTGTACATAATTTGCACTCTTCTCAGATtgcaatttatatttttgaacCACAAATATTACATTGATGTTGCTTGAAAGCATCTGAAACATTTATTGACGTGCTAATGAATGATATACTAGCTAGTGAAAAATTACCAGATTGTGGGGTGAAACCCACAGAGGTTGGCATGACATTCCCGCCATTGAGGCGAAAAGCCTTTTTCTTTCGCTTCCACATGCACCAACCCACTGCTCCAATAATACTAAGCAATAAAACAGCAAGAACGATGCCAATGGCAACTGTACCTCCAGTCCCTAGGCCGCTACTACTCGGACTGTTTGAGCTATCCGCTGCATTATTACTTGACCTATTGGTAGTGGAGCCATCTGAAGGAACTGGTGGTGAAGGAGGTGGATTTTTAGGAGGTTCCAAGGACGGTGTAGGAGGTGAACTTCGTGGTGGCGTAAATGCTGGCGATGGAGGTGAATTCGCAGGTGGAGGTGGTGAAGGGGGTGAATTTTTAGGAGGGTCGGAGGCTGGGGCAGGAGGTGAACCTTGTGGTGGTGGAGAAACTGGTGATGGAGGTGGATTCACGGGCGAAGGTGGCGGAGGGGATGAACCTTCCGGAGGTTCAGGAGATTGTGGTGGTGGAGTAGGATCCGGATTCTGTGGAGGTGGCGGAGAGGATGTAGGTGGCGGATCAACTTTTGGTGGTGGTGGAGATGAACTTGGAGGAGTGGTTGGTTGTGGTGGAGGTGAGATAGGTGGAGGAGGATCAGCTTTTGGAGGCGGTGGAGGTGAATTTGTCGGAGGAGTTGGTTCTGGAGGAGGTGAGGTAGGTGGAGGCTCAACTTTCGGAGGTGGTGATGAACTAACTGGTGGGCTGGATGGAGGAGGAGGAGAACTAGCAGGCGGAGGAGACACCGGTGGTGGTGAACTAGTAGGCGGAGGAGAAGATTGAGGTGGCGGTGAACTAGCAGGCGGAGGAGAAGATTGAGGTGGAGGTGAGGAAGGTAAAGGTGGAGGACTAAAAGTCGGAGTTGTATCATTTGTTGGAGGAGCAGAAGCTGTTGGTGGAGAAGCCATCGGAGGAGGCGATGTCACGTTAGGAGGGGATTGCGGTAGAGGTGGTGAGGCCGGGGAAGGAGATGTTGCATTCGTTGAAGGAGCAGATTGTGGAGGTAAGGTTGGAGGTAACGAAGATACGGGTGGTGCTGTTGCATTAGGCTGGGATGAAGGGGCCGGAGAAGAAAGCTGAGGAGGTGGAGTTAAGACAATTGGAGGAACAGGAAATGGTGCAGAAGTTGGAGGTGGAGAAACAATTGACATCCCACCACCACCAAAACTAGCTAAATTACACCATCTCTTAGATACTATCAAACTCTCCAAACATCAATGCAATTACCAGAATTCCAAGAATTCTACTCAAAGTTCAGACTTGCTCTAAAgtgatttttcctaaaaaaagGTATCCAAATACGCAATAAAATTGCTCCTTATGCTCAAATTAATAtcctagagatccaaatttgtaAACCTATTCACTCCCAAGTGAGATAAAGCAATCCACTCCAGTTCCAAGCAAAACACCTAGGAATTtcagaaccaaaaaaaaaaaaaaaaaagattcaaacTTTCACGAAATTCAACTCACTAAACTTGTAGGCTACCACAAAACAACAAAAGGACTTGATCTTTAAAGAAGTTCAATCAGAATTCATATTCACCTTTATCTAATTCATCATATACACACATTAGCAAATTCTTATACACAACACCATATCCGGTGTATTTCCACTGTATGGGGTCGGGGGAATATAGTGTgaacgcagaccttactccttaCCTTGTGGACACaagaggtagagaggctgtttccagaaGACCTCGGCTCAATATACATTAGAAAATTATTATCAGAATCAAAATCTCAATTATGAACAAACTTACCAAATCAAGAAACTGAGATTACTTACAACCCTTAtagcaaaaaaaagaaaaatacccaGATCACTAAATGTAGAATCAAGAAATACCAAGATCACCTCATAGAAAATTACACAAACACCAAAACCCAAATCAAGAAAAGACAGACAAAAAACTATATTCCCAATGTAAATTCACATATATAAATTCAATCTTTCAAACCAAAAACCCAAATTAGCAAGAACCATAAAAGTAAATCCACAATTAGATAAAACCAAAAAAAggaactttttccttttttttttcttcttttacctTATTATGTTTTCTATGGCAGTGGCATGATCAAATGCAAGA contains:
- the LOC107774994 gene encoding proline-rich receptor-like protein kinase PERK9; this translates as MSIVSPPPTSAPFPVPPIVLTPPPQLSSPAPSSQPNATAPPVSSLPPTLPPQSAPSTNATSPSPASPPLPQSPPNVTSPPPMASPPTASAPPTNDTTPTFSPPPLPSSPPPQSSPPPASSPPPQSSPPPTSSPPPVSPPPASSPPPPSSPPVSSSPPPKVEPPPTSPPPEPTPPTNSPPPPPKADPPPPISPPPQPTTPPSSSPPPPKVDPPPTSSPPPPQNPDPTPPPQSPEPPEGSSPPPPSPVNPPPSPVSPPPQGSPPAPASDPPKNSPPSPPPPANSPPSPAFTPPRSSPPTPSLEPPKNPPPSPPVPSDGSTTNRSSNNAADSSNSPSSSGLGTGGTVAIGIVLAVLLLSIIGAVGWCMWKRKKKAFRLNGGNVMPTSVGFTPQSESVLLKIQESTPGTGNGTGSNFLISPAGSGGLGSSKIWFTYEELVKATNDFSAENLLGAGGFGSVYKGYLEDGRDVAVKQLDIGGRQGDREFRAEVEIISRVHHRHLVSLVGYCISESRRLLVYDYVPNNTLYFHLHAAGRPVMDWTTRVKIAVGAARGIAYLHEDCNPRIIHRDIKSSNILLDSNFEARVSDFGLAKLAQDAKTHVTTRVVGTFGYMAPEYASSGKLTEKSDVYSFGVVLLELITGRKPVDTSQPLGEESLVEWARPLFIHALEKGEFDQLADPRLERNYVATEMFQLIEAAAACVRHSAAKRPGMGQIVRAFDSLSISDLSNGMKVGESTIYNTAEQSAEIRLFRRMAFGSPDFSSDFFSQGTHHSGESAEDRV